A DNA window from Paenibacillus sp. HWE-109 contains the following coding sequences:
- a CDS encoding glycosyltransferase family 2 protein: MITISLCMIVKNEEQSLARCLQSIRDIADEIIIVDTGSTDRTKETAAAFGALIFDLAWNDNFGEARNFAFSKANMDYILWLDADDEVVEEDRLKFMELKRTLESSVDSVMMHYYLGFNADNQVTTSLKRNRLVRRACGFRWEGPVHEVLLVSGNIIHSDIAITHKKDKPYTDRNLRIYRQRAAANESFTPRDLYYFANELKDHDCKEEAIDYYERFLATKLGWSEDCFAACLKMGDCYAKLENRKLQIRSLLKTLLYGKPRAEMCCRLGALFLEEQRLDLAVHWFHSATTLGEPKGYAGVVDYSAWTWLPHLQLCLCYDRLGDTSRAQLHNEIAAVYNPTHPSIVHNQAYFASIRREERSI; this comes from the coding sequence TTGATAACGATAAGCCTCTGTATGATCGTCAAGAATGAAGAGCAATCTCTTGCCCGTTGTTTGCAATCCATTCGAGATATTGCCGATGAAATCATCATTGTCGATACCGGTTCCACAGATCGGACCAAGGAGACAGCCGCCGCTTTCGGTGCACTAATCTTTGATTTGGCATGGAATGATAATTTCGGTGAAGCCCGGAATTTCGCTTTTTCGAAAGCAAATATGGACTATATTCTTTGGCTGGATGCGGATGATGAGGTAGTGGAAGAGGACCGTTTGAAGTTTATGGAACTAAAACGAACCTTGGAAAGCTCGGTAGACAGCGTCATGATGCACTATTATCTAGGGTTTAATGCTGACAATCAGGTGACGACCAGTCTCAAGCGCAACCGGTTAGTTCGACGTGCCTGCGGCTTTCGTTGGGAAGGCCCTGTGCATGAGGTTTTGCTGGTGAGCGGGAACATCATACATTCCGACATCGCCATTACGCATAAAAAAGATAAACCCTATACAGACCGCAATCTGAGAATATATCGGCAGCGCGCTGCGGCTAATGAATCATTCACACCGCGTGATTTATATTATTTCGCCAATGAACTGAAAGATCATGACTGTAAGGAAGAAGCGATTGACTATTATGAACGTTTTCTTGCTACGAAGCTTGGGTGGAGTGAGGATTGTTTCGCGGCTTGTTTGAAAATGGGGGACTGCTACGCCAAGCTGGAGAATCGTAAGCTGCAAATCCGATCCTTGTTAAAGACGCTTCTGTATGGTAAACCGAGAGCGGAAATGTGTTGTCGGTTAGGCGCTTTGTTCCTGGAAGAGCAGCGCTTGGATTTGGCGGTGCATTGGTTTCATTCAGCCACAACGTTAGGAGAACCCAAGGGATACGCTGGCGTTGTTGATTATTCAGCATGGACATGGCTGCCGCATTTGCAGCTCTGTTTGTGCTACGACCGATTGGGAGATACCTCAAGAGCACAACTCCACAATGAAATTGCGGCTGTTTACAATCCTACTCATCCGAGTATTGTGCACAATCAAGCTTATTTTGCCTCGATCAGGCGAGAGGAGCGATCGATATGA
- a CDS encoding class I SAM-dependent methyltransferase: protein MESCPLCEAPKSVPYHSYPNFTLIRCSECDLIYRKQLSSIQTEQLIREIYDADWVAMRDRYAIDTLREHASFGVLLLDMFSRQKGKLLEIGSGTGEFLWLARDAGWQVTGIEPSGVACEYAKERYDLNLRNELWTQSLLEQGETFDAIVFWHVLEHISNPKSFLKQVKERLNAGGKVLFSVPNQHSLTNAMLGTSSPLLMEVDHLFHYGKEHLELLLSQCDYELISLFSREEPSRLERDLKLNPLIQSHLANMKETNKIKMMISLQSGWHGHEIFGVAGHRHE, encoded by the coding sequence ATGGAGTCATGTCCTTTATGCGAAGCCCCCAAAAGTGTGCCGTATCATAGTTATCCCAACTTTACGCTTATTAGGTGCAGCGAATGTGATTTGATTTACCGGAAGCAGCTTTCTAGTATTCAGACAGAGCAGTTAATTCGCGAGATCTATGATGCCGATTGGGTAGCCATGAGGGATCGATATGCGATTGATACCTTGCGAGAGCATGCTTCTTTCGGTGTACTGCTGCTGGATATGTTTTCACGTCAAAAGGGGAAACTGCTCGAAATTGGATCAGGAACTGGTGAATTTCTATGGTTAGCTCGCGATGCGGGCTGGCAGGTGACGGGTATCGAGCCATCTGGGGTCGCCTGTGAGTATGCCAAAGAACGTTATGATTTAAATCTGCGGAATGAGCTCTGGACGCAATCCCTTTTGGAACAGGGAGAAACGTTCGACGCGATTGTTTTCTGGCATGTGCTTGAACACATCTCGAATCCCAAAAGCTTTCTGAAACAAGTGAAAGAAAGGCTTAATGCTGGCGGAAAAGTGTTGTTTAGCGTGCCTAACCAGCATTCGTTAACCAACGCGATGCTGGGGACTTCCTCCCCGCTGTTGATGGAAGTTGATCATTTATTTCACTATGGAAAAGAGCATCTGGAACTGCTTCTGAGCCAGTGTGATTATGAGCTCATTTCTTTGTTCTCCCGAGAAGAGCCTTCTCGGCTTGAACGAGATTTGAAGCTAAATCCACTAATTCAAAGCCATCTCGCCAATATGAAGGAAACGAATAAAATTAAAATGATGATTAGTCTTCAGTCTGGGTGGCATGGACATGAAATTTTTGGCGTTGCAGGGCACCGCCATGAGTAA
- a CDS encoding glycosyltransferase produces the protein MNQPTISLCMIVKDEEAQLASCLQSVKDWVTEMIIVDTGSTDRTKEICESFGAKVFDYTWNNHFAEARNFGLAQAKGDWILYLDADEEFEPLHDFALFALFTQLTQEQAAILTVHLINYIGDHPNEDEAFHIAHPRFFRNHLGLRFQYPIHETLNAEQIFPQQHLSEIMGHIPLKLLHRGYMPAITAQKNKYQRNMALLNQEANQASSNPWVEYHIASEYYRVQQYDKAFEYVNLSIVRFIQSGLMPPSLLYKLKYAILFSTGSIDGAWPGIDKAIALYPDYVDLHFYKGVIFYLKKWASSALDVFNHCLSIGEPTGQHLTLKGAGSFHAWYYIGLCWESLENNQKAVQAYQAALELSPTYTLAAEAIQHIQKKQSL, from the coding sequence ATGAACCAACCGACGATTTCGCTTTGTATGATCGTGAAAGATGAAGAAGCGCAGCTTGCATCCTGTCTCCAAAGCGTGAAGGATTGGGTTACGGAAATGATCATTGTAGATACTGGTTCTACAGATCGCACCAAAGAAATATGCGAATCGTTTGGTGCCAAAGTATTTGACTATACATGGAACAACCATTTTGCTGAAGCTCGCAACTTCGGTCTTGCCCAAGCCAAAGGAGATTGGATACTCTATCTGGACGCAGATGAAGAGTTCGAACCTCTTCATGACTTTGCGCTGTTTGCGCTGTTCACACAGCTCACCCAAGAACAAGCAGCTATTCTTACTGTGCATTTAATTAATTATATTGGCGATCATCCAAATGAAGACGAAGCATTTCATATTGCTCATCCACGTTTTTTCCGCAATCATCTTGGCCTGCGGTTTCAATATCCCATTCATGAGACACTCAATGCGGAGCAAATCTTCCCTCAGCAGCACTTATCCGAGATTATGGGCCATATTCCCTTAAAACTGCTCCATCGCGGCTACATGCCTGCCATAACTGCTCAGAAGAATAAATATCAACGCAATATGGCACTGCTGAATCAAGAAGCGAATCAAGCATCTTCCAACCCCTGGGTTGAATATCACATCGCAAGCGAGTATTACAGAGTTCAGCAGTACGACAAAGCTTTCGAGTATGTGAATTTGTCTATTGTACGATTCATTCAGAGCGGCTTGATGCCGCCTTCTCTCCTGTACAAATTAAAGTATGCCATCCTCTTCAGCACAGGAAGCATAGATGGCGCGTGGCCAGGGATCGATAAAGCCATTGCGCTTTACCCTGATTATGTTGATCTTCATTTCTATAAAGGGGTCATTTTTTACTTGAAAAAGTGGGCTTCTAGCGCATTGGATGTATTCAATCATTGTTTATCAATCGGGGAACCAACGGGACAGCATTTGACCTTAAAGGGTGCCGGAAGTTTTCATGCTTGGTACTACATAGGTTTGTGCTGGGAGAGTCTGGAAAACAATCAAAAGGCTGTTCAAGCCTACCAAGCTGCCTTGGAGTTGTCACCAACCTATACATTGGCAGCGGAGGCTATCCAACATATACAAAAAAAGCAAAGCTTATGA
- a CDS encoding uracil-DNA glycosylase has protein sequence MSDLSHLTNDWASCLRFEFEKPYFQSLCAFLEIEYQTQTIFPEQNEIYAALQFTSYKDTRVVILGQDPYHGRGQAHGLSFSVKPGITPPPSLQNIYKELQNDLGCFIPDNGYLKKWADQGVLLLNTVLTVREDTPNSHKGKGWEMFTDNIIRTLSDREQPVIFVLWGSHAQAKERLIDTTKHYIIKSVHPSPLSSYRGFFGSKPFSKVNAYLIEQNREEIDWQLPNLNRKEQEG, from the coding sequence GTGAGTGACTTATCACACTTAACGAACGATTGGGCTTCCTGCCTGAGATTCGAATTTGAGAAGCCCTATTTCCAAAGCCTGTGTGCTTTTCTGGAAATTGAATATCAGACGCAAACCATTTTTCCTGAACAAAATGAGATTTATGCGGCCCTTCAGTTCACTTCATACAAAGATACCAGAGTTGTTATCTTGGGACAGGATCCCTATCATGGAAGAGGCCAAGCGCATGGCCTCAGTTTTTCCGTTAAACCAGGTATAACACCACCGCCATCCTTGCAAAATATATACAAAGAATTACAGAACGATCTTGGCTGTTTCATCCCGGATAACGGCTACCTCAAGAAATGGGCTGATCAAGGCGTTCTTCTGCTGAACACGGTGTTGACTGTACGTGAGGATACTCCGAACTCCCATAAGGGAAAAGGCTGGGAAATGTTTACGGATAACATCATCCGAACGCTAAGCGATCGTGAACAACCCGTCATCTTCGTGCTGTGGGGAAGTCATGCCCAAGCGAAGGAACGGCTTATCGATACAACAAAGCATTATATAATCAAATCGGTACATCCTAGTCCGCTGTCTTCGTATCGCGGATTTTTTGGCAGTAAACCTTTTTCCAAGGTGAATGCTTATTTGATAGAACAAAACAGGGAAGAAATCGATTGGCAATTGCCAAACTTGAACAGGAAGGAGCAGGAAGGATGA
- a CDS encoding AAA family ATPase, whose amino-acid sequence MKEPIVIQNKLREAMGHLEKRFMEREELIRVLLLAIMSGEHLLLVGPPGSAKSQLARAAAELFGQEPYFDYLLTRFTTPDELFGPVSLQKLKNDEYIRLTEGYLPSARFAFLDEIFKANSAILNSLLSVLNERIFFNGRHKQISPLLFLMAASNELPEDNEQLAALYDRFLFRFEVEYVKQISSFELMFQAPTTPVPALLATDMVKQVNQQAADVQLPESLIYMLFQLKTALEEKEYVLSDRRWHKIGHTWKISAAIHGRSAVNVWDTVLTPHLLWDFPEDLVDIRAIFDTLFQDMLKREMEQELPLLTYNLTVKKWLDKEDELHAFQFKKEIGGALNKDAAERLKATTEECRTELEETARSLRGRLVSWQEKEKKLPEWIASQSIFLQHPDQYAVKFTHLRIQGERILQTIQGLYRTLFDREIPGIVYDYTL is encoded by the coding sequence ATGAAAGAACCCATCGTTATACAGAACAAACTAAGGGAAGCAATGGGACATCTCGAAAAAAGGTTTATGGAACGCGAAGAGCTTATCCGTGTCTTGCTCTTGGCTATTATGAGCGGAGAACATCTTCTGTTGGTAGGACCTCCGGGCTCAGCCAAATCACAATTAGCACGCGCCGCGGCAGAGCTGTTTGGGCAAGAGCCTTATTTCGATTATTTGTTGACGCGCTTCACAACGCCGGATGAACTATTCGGTCCTGTTTCCTTGCAAAAGTTGAAAAATGACGAATATATTCGACTTACCGAAGGTTATTTGCCAAGTGCTCGCTTCGCTTTCTTGGATGAAATATTCAAAGCCAACAGCGCCATCCTCAACTCGCTGCTGTCGGTCTTGAATGAACGAATCTTCTTCAATGGCCGTCACAAGCAAATCTCCCCTCTGCTCTTCTTAATGGCCGCCTCCAATGAATTGCCAGAAGATAACGAACAGTTAGCCGCTTTGTATGATCGCTTTCTGTTTCGCTTCGAAGTCGAATACGTCAAGCAAATATCCAGCTTCGAGCTGATGTTTCAAGCTCCTACCACACCGGTACCGGCCTTGTTAGCGACCGACATGGTCAAGCAGGTCAACCAGCAAGCGGCTGATGTCCAATTGCCGGAATCGCTCATTTATATGCTGTTCCAATTGAAAACGGCTCTAGAAGAAAAAGAATACGTGCTTTCAGATCGTCGCTGGCATAAGATTGGCCACACCTGGAAAATTTCAGCAGCCATACACGGACGTTCTGCCGTCAACGTTTGGGATACGGTGCTGACCCCTCATCTGCTTTGGGATTTCCCAGAAGATTTGGTTGACATCAGAGCGATCTTCGATACGTTGTTTCAGGACATGCTGAAACGAGAAATGGAGCAGGAACTCCCGCTTCTTACGTACAATTTAACTGTTAAAAAGTGGTTGGACAAAGAAGACGAGCTGCATGCCTTCCAATTCAAAAAAGAGATTGGCGGCGCTCTAAACAAAGATGCCGCAGAGCGTTTGAAGGCTACGACAGAAGAATGTCGAACGGAACTCGAAGAAACCGCACGGAGTCTTCGCGGCAGACTGGTTTCCTGGCAGGAAAAAGAGAAAAAATTACCGGAATGGATAGCGTCACAGTCCATTTTCCTGCAGCATCCTGATCAATATGCCGTGAAGTTCACTCATTTGCGGATTCAAGGCGAACGTATATTACAAACTATTCAAGGCTTATATCGCACCCTTTTTGACCGTGAGATACCAGGTATTGTTTACGACTATACGCTATAA
- a CDS encoding YciI family protein — translation MSDKQEFIYVIRLQPAYLDRSIWTDKENNIIEEHFQYLLQLKEAGELILAGRTQTSDEKTFGIVILRVDNELEARLIMEQDPAVANQLMTSELYPYSIAVM, via the coding sequence ATGAGTGATAAGCAAGAATTTATATATGTCATACGATTGCAGCCTGCTTATCTAGATCGAAGCATTTGGACGGATAAAGAAAACAATATTATAGAAGAGCATTTTCAGTATCTTTTGCAATTAAAAGAAGCGGGAGAGCTTATTTTAGCAGGACGAACGCAAACGTCTGACGAGAAAACATTTGGCATCGTGATCTTGCGCGTAGATAATGAATTAGAAGCCAGATTGATCATGGAGCAGGATCCAGCTGTCGCCAATCAACTGATGACTAGTGAATTGTATCCGTACAGCATCGCTGTCATGTAA
- a CDS encoding type IA DNA topoisomerase: MKTLIIAEKPDMGRNIAAAIEPKAKNLRSYLEGEQYIITWAIGHLIELAEPDKYDDKYKKWNINHLPIIPDEFKLIPNPRTYDQLKVIAELAKKCDQLVNACDAGREGQHIFSLIQRHLGLKQPVKRLWISDLTSETIRHGFATLKDGAEYENLTRAARSRSEADWLIGMNGSRAFTTKHNVLLSVGRVQTPVLALIYDRQKQIEAFSSLKFYELEGHFTQGETTYRGMWQGERLTDQPKVEALAAKVKGKPARIISYEVKDTKEYPFKLYDLTLLQREANGKYAFSAKKTLDTAQALYEKHKVISYPRTNSNYVTEQNIPEMHKSLSALQGTAYNDLVQGANRNLVHKNNKFICNPTKVEDHHAILPTNRKASGLSPDEQKLYDLIVRRFLSQFYPPAEYKVHTVMTEVEQEMFKTTVKELLDLGWKVIYADQKKEKPKASKGKDKDDEEDEEVEVSEPFTVDPQGNVICHDAIVKEKDTQPPKHFNEGTLLKAMESAGKQIEDEELRDAMKDSGLGTPATRAATIERLKKVGYIDMQGKKIVLTQKGRTVVELIRGAGIELLTSPEMTGQWERRLNEISRGTASDEQFMLNVKKFATLIVNKVRVQTKASKDAFEGETPPAGGAKRGAARSSSTSSESSAKKAAAPKKTAAAKQTDGASTFLATCPRPGCGGTLFMGRKGYGCSHYKEGCKFVIWKESFGRNLTDAQVQALVNKGKTTKLKLVLADGTAADGRIVLKNIDTGELGVETE, translated from the coding sequence TTGAAGACTTTAATTATTGCGGAAAAACCTGATATGGGGCGAAATATAGCCGCCGCAATAGAACCTAAAGCCAAGAATCTCAGGTCCTATCTGGAAGGTGAACAATATATCATCACCTGGGCGATCGGGCATTTAATTGAGCTGGCTGAACCGGATAAATATGATGATAAATATAAAAAATGGAACATCAATCACTTGCCCATCATTCCGGATGAATTCAAGCTGATTCCCAATCCAAGGACTTATGATCAACTGAAAGTGATCGCAGAACTGGCTAAGAAGTGTGATCAGCTCGTCAATGCTTGTGATGCGGGGCGGGAAGGACAGCACATTTTTTCACTGATTCAGCGGCATTTGGGACTGAAGCAGCCTGTGAAACGCCTATGGATCTCCGATTTAACGTCGGAAACTATTCGACATGGCTTTGCTACACTGAAAGACGGCGCAGAATACGAAAACTTGACTCGCGCTGCCCGCTCTCGCAGTGAAGCAGACTGGTTGATTGGTATGAATGGCTCACGCGCATTTACAACGAAGCATAATGTCCTGCTCTCTGTAGGCCGTGTTCAGACGCCGGTGCTCGCGCTTATTTATGATCGCCAGAAGCAGATTGAAGCTTTCTCGTCCCTCAAATTTTATGAATTGGAAGGACATTTTACCCAAGGCGAAACGACTTATCGCGGCATGTGGCAAGGCGAGCGATTGACAGATCAACCCAAAGTTGAAGCTCTCGCGGCCAAGGTCAAAGGGAAGCCAGCACGCATCATTTCGTATGAAGTGAAGGATACAAAGGAATATCCGTTCAAATTATATGATTTGACGCTTCTTCAGCGTGAGGCGAACGGCAAATACGCTTTCTCTGCTAAGAAGACCCTGGATACGGCACAAGCACTGTATGAGAAGCACAAGGTAATTTCATACCCAAGAACGAATTCGAACTATGTGACGGAACAAAATATTCCCGAAATGCATAAATCGTTGTCTGCTTTGCAAGGGACTGCGTATAACGATTTAGTGCAAGGGGCTAACCGCAATCTGGTGCATAAAAATAACAAATTTATTTGCAATCCGACGAAGGTAGAAGATCATCATGCCATCCTTCCGACGAATCGCAAAGCTTCGGGGCTTAGTCCAGATGAGCAGAAGCTATATGACTTAATTGTCCGACGTTTTTTATCTCAGTTTTATCCGCCAGCCGAGTACAAGGTTCACACCGTGATGACGGAAGTGGAGCAAGAGATGTTCAAGACGACAGTGAAAGAACTGCTCGATTTGGGCTGGAAGGTCATTTATGCCGATCAGAAGAAGGAAAAACCTAAAGCTTCGAAAGGCAAGGACAAAGACGACGAAGAGGATGAGGAAGTGGAGGTTAGCGAACCATTTACTGTAGATCCTCAGGGCAATGTCATTTGTCATGATGCAATTGTGAAAGAGAAGGACACGCAACCCCCTAAGCATTTTAACGAAGGAACCCTGTTGAAAGCGATGGAAAGCGCGGGCAAGCAGATAGAGGATGAAGAACTTCGCGATGCGATGAAAGATTCCGGCCTGGGCACACCTGCAACGCGAGCTGCAACGATCGAACGACTCAAAAAGGTCGGGTACATTGATATGCAAGGCAAGAAAATTGTGCTGACGCAAAAGGGACGGACGGTTGTAGAGCTTATCCGCGGCGCAGGTATTGAGCTGCTGACATCGCCAGAGATGACGGGGCAATGGGAACGCAGATTGAATGAAATTTCCCGTGGTACGGCATCGGACGAGCAGTTCATGCTCAATGTGAAGAAGTTTGCAACCTTGATTGTGAACAAGGTTCGTGTGCAGACCAAAGCTTCCAAAGATGCTTTTGAAGGGGAGACGCCTCCGGCAGGAGGAGCTAAACGGGGAGCAGCAAGATCATCTTCCACGTCCTCCGAAAGTAGTGCCAAGAAAGCGGCAGCCCCCAAGAAGACAGCCGCAGCGAAACAAACGGATGGCGCAAGCACTTTCCTGGCGACTTGTCCTAGACCAGGCTGCGGAGGCACTTTATTCATGGGCCGCAAAGGCTATGGCTGCTCACACTATAAGGAAGGCTGCAAATTCGTGATTTGGAAAGAAAGCTTTGGGCGGAATTTAACAGATGCGCAAGTTCAAGCGTTAGTCAATAAAGGGAAAACGACGAAGCTCAAGCTCGTTCTGGCTGACGGGACAGCAGCGGATGGTCGGATTGTTTTGAAAAACATCGATACCGGGGAACTGGGAGTCGAAACGGAATAA
- a CDS encoding metallophosphoesterase family protein has protein sequence MRIGVISDTHLSARVPKLPDELIRGLQGVDLIIHAGDWVSDHVIDLVEAIAPCESVAGNNDGPDIIDRYGLRKILTLGRYRIGLIHGDGFRKTTEERAREAFQTERPDAVIFGHSHIPYKQTIDGILMFNPGSPTDKRRQPKYSYGILELSETIHAEHFYYESKV, from the coding sequence ATGCGGATTGGCGTTATTTCAGACACCCATTTATCAGCGAGGGTCCCCAAGCTGCCAGATGAACTTATACGTGGTTTACAGGGTGTAGATTTGATTATTCATGCAGGGGATTGGGTGAGTGACCATGTCATTGATTTAGTTGAAGCGATAGCACCTTGTGAATCTGTGGCAGGAAATAATGATGGTCCAGACATCATCGATCGTTATGGGTTGAGGAAGATATTGACGCTTGGCCGGTATCGAATAGGACTCATTCACGGAGATGGATTTCGCAAAACAACCGAAGAGCGAGCAAGAGAAGCCTTCCAAACCGAGCGGCCGGATGCGGTTATTTTCGGGCATTCCCATATTCCTTATAAGCAAACCATCGACGGTATCTTGATGTTTAATCCCGGTTCTCCAACGGACAAAAGGAGACAGCCCAAGTACTCGTACGGCATACTCGAACTAAGTGAGACGATACATGCCGAACATTTCTATTATGAGAGCAAAGTTTAA
- a CDS encoding glycosyltransferase produces the protein MKFLALQGTAMSKLTLSMIVKNESQRYLVHALSKHRDWIDEAVIIDDGSTDDTVAICQELLSGIPLHVIQNTESRFSNEVQLRKQQWEATIQSNPEWILNLDADEIMDDQFANQVRPLIDHCEQDAIYFRLYDMWNESSYREDAYWSAHHTYRPFLLRYKPNFAYLWRETPQHCGRFPATIQMFTYLCHAARVKHYGWAKPEDRKSKYERYMKLDPDAQYGWKEQYESILDVYPQLVKWEE, from the coding sequence ATGAAATTTTTGGCGTTGCAGGGCACCGCCATGAGTAAATTGACCTTGTCGATGATTGTGAAAAACGAAAGTCAACGCTATCTCGTCCATGCTCTGAGCAAACACCGGGACTGGATTGATGAGGCGGTTATTATTGATGATGGCAGTACAGACGACACGGTAGCGATATGTCAGGAACTGCTCTCCGGGATTCCGCTGCATGTGATACAAAATACCGAATCCCGCTTCTCTAATGAAGTGCAGCTGCGCAAACAGCAATGGGAGGCCACGATTCAGAGCAATCCGGAGTGGATTCTCAACTTGGATGCAGATGAGATCATGGACGATCAATTTGCTAATCAAGTAAGGCCTTTAATCGATCATTGTGAACAGGATGCGATTTATTTTCGCCTGTACGATATGTGGAATGAGAGCAGCTACCGGGAAGATGCCTATTGGAGTGCACATCATACTTATCGGCCCTTCCTTCTGCGATATAAACCGAACTTCGCTTATTTATGGCGGGAAACGCCTCAGCATTGCGGACGATTCCCAGCAACGATCCAAATGTTCACTTACCTATGTCATGCGGCGAGAGTCAAGCATTACGGCTGGGCGAAGCCGGAGGACCGGAAATCGAAGTATGAACGATATATGAAACTTGATCCAGACGCTCAGTATGGATGGAAAGAACAATATGAATCCATTCTCGATGTCTATCCCCAACTTGTGAAATGGGAGGAATAG
- a CDS encoding glycosyltransferase, with the protein MSSLKRVLISSPVRQTADILSPFLRSLADLEKMTVEVSYLFIDDNVDDPASQLLCQFQIEQGSTEIQHEANHDHVYVKDEITHYWQEDAIWKVARMKDTIIEYALEHQFDYLFLIDSDLVLHPHTLEQILLADKDIIANIYWTKWQPDTCEMPQVWISDQYTLYRKERKETLTDQESAIRMWEFLHQLRVPGIYEVGGLGACTLISSKALQAGVRFAEIPNLSFWGEDRHFCIRARALGFTLHVDTHYPAYHIYRAADLAGVDAFRQSYQELTASDRKITISLCIIVKNEQQALPICLHSVRGIPDEIIIVDTGSTDRTKEVAATYTDHVYDFPWIDDFAAARNFAFSKATQQYVLWLDADDTLTEKDRGLFLSLIGGLDSEVDRVTMAYHLSFDENHNVTHSLRRNRLVRRACQFQWIGAVHEYLAASGSVYHSEVAITHRKDKAHTDRNLQIYRKRIEDGQLFTPRDHYYFANELREHRCFEEAITYYELFLEEEGWQEDKIAASLHLGECYSHLGQREEQLLALFRTFEYDLPRADCCCRIGAVYLSELDYHQAIYWYEQAAKSTKPTEVMGTFDHSSWTWLPHVQLCLCYDRVGNLDKVKFHHDIAFSYNPTHPSILHNKRYLEQTGKF; encoded by the coding sequence ATGAGTTCGCTTAAACGAGTATTGATTAGCAGCCCTGTCCGACAAACAGCGGACATTCTTTCGCCTTTTTTACGTTCTCTCGCAGACCTGGAGAAAATGACCGTTGAGGTAAGTTATTTGTTCATTGATGATAATGTGGATGACCCTGCGAGCCAATTGCTTTGTCAATTTCAAATCGAGCAAGGCAGTACAGAGATCCAGCATGAAGCGAATCACGACCATGTATATGTGAAAGATGAAATTACGCATTATTGGCAAGAAGATGCGATATGGAAAGTAGCGCGGATGAAAGATACGATCATCGAATACGCCTTGGAACATCAGTTTGATTATTTGTTTCTGATCGATTCTGATTTGGTTTTGCATCCACATACCTTAGAACAAATCTTGCTTGCAGATAAAGATATTATCGCAAATATTTACTGGACGAAGTGGCAGCCAGATACATGTGAGATGCCTCAGGTGTGGATAAGCGACCAATATACGTTGTACCGAAAAGAAAGAAAAGAGACATTAACAGATCAAGAATCGGCTATCCGCATGTGGGAGTTTCTACATCAATTGCGAGTGCCGGGCATCTATGAAGTAGGAGGACTTGGAGCTTGTACCCTAATAAGCAGTAAAGCCTTACAGGCGGGCGTTCGTTTCGCTGAAATACCCAATTTGTCCTTCTGGGGAGAAGACAGACACTTCTGTATCCGGGCACGCGCATTAGGGTTCACACTTCATGTGGACACCCATTATCCTGCTTATCATATCTATCGTGCGGCTGATCTGGCCGGCGTTGATGCATTTCGGCAAAGTTATCAGGAACTGACGGCCAGTGACCGGAAAATCACCATCAGCTTATGCATCATCGTAAAAAATGAACAGCAAGCCCTTCCCATTTGTCTGCATAGCGTAAGAGGTATTCCCGATGAAATTATCATTGTGGATACAGGGTCAACGGATCGGACCAAAGAAGTAGCCGCTACATACACAGATCATGTCTATGATTTTCCGTGGATTGACGATTTTGCTGCAGCTCGAAATTTTGCTTTTTCCAAAGCAACGCAGCAGTATGTTTTGTGGCTCGATGCCGATGATACGCTCACGGAAAAAGATCGCGGACTCTTTTTGTCGTTAATAGGCGGTCTGGATTCGGAAGTTGATCGTGTGACGATGGCGTACCATTTAAGCTTCGATGAGAATCATAATGTGACACATAGCTTGAGGCGAAATCGATTGGTGCGTCGAGCATGCCAATTTCAGTGGATCGGTGCTGTTCATGAATATTTGGCTGCGAGCGGTTCTGTTTATCATAGTGAAGTTGCCATCACCCATCGCAAAGACAAAGCGCATACGGACCGCAATTTGCAAATTTATAGGAAGCGCATAGAAGATGGCCAACTCTTTACGCCACGTGATCATTATTATTTCGCCAATGAATTGCGTGAACATAGATGCTTTGAGGAAGCCATTACGTACTATGAACTCTTCTTGGAGGAAGAAGGTTGGCAAGAAGATAAAATAGCAGCTTCCTTACATTTAGGTGAGTGTTACAGTCATTTGGGCCAGAGAGAGGAGCAGTTGCTCGCGTTATTTCGAACATTTGAATATGACTTGCCTCGTGCGGATTGCTGCTGCCGAATTGGAGCGGTTTACCTAAGTGAACTTGATTATCATCAAGCGATTTATTGGTATGAGCAAGCGGCGAAATCCACGAAACCAACTGAAGTAATGGGGACTTTTGATCATTCTTCTTGGACCTGGCTGCCTCACGTACAGCTGTGTCTATGCTATGACCGTGTCGGAAATCTGGACAAAGTGAAATTCCATCATGATATTGCTTTTTCATATAACCCCACACATCCTTCTATCCTTCACAATAAAAGGTATTTAGAACAAACCGGAAAATTCTAG